Part of the Candidatus Eisenbacteria bacterium genome, GAACAGACGCTCGTCGGGCGGGATCGGCTCGCGGGGCACCCGTCGATATGACGGCGCATCCGCGACGCGGTCAAGATCCGCGTCAGTCCCGGATGCGTCCCGCGCTCGCGAGGTAGGGACGCGGATCGACGGGTGTGCCGTCCCACCACTCGCCGCCGGCCGGGAACACCATCACCTGGAAGTGCAGGTGGGGCTCGGCGCGGTCGGCGTTGCCGGTCGTGCCGACGTAGCCGACCACGTCGCCCTTCCCGAGCGTCGTGCCACGACGCAGCCCCGCTCGATAGCGGTCGAGGTGTGCGTAGTAGTAGACGAAGCGCCGGTCGGGATCGGTGGCGTAGATCGTGAGACCACCGAGGCGATTCGCGCGCAGCTCGAGCACGACGCCGTCGTCGGCAGCGACGATGGGCGTACCGCGGGGCGCCGGGATGTCGAGCGCCTGGTGGCGGCGCCGGCCGCCGGCGCGAGGCGCGTCGAACGTATCCGGGACGTCGCCGGGCTCGACGCCGGCGACGGGGACCATCAACCGGCGCGCGCGTAGCGCACGGTCGATCGACGACGCGCCGCCACCGAAGAGCGTGCAGCCGGCGAGGAGGCAGACGAGGAGGCATCCCGTCCCAACCTGCCGCCACCACATCCCCATCCGCCCACACGGTAGCCAGCGGGACGGTGGGCGTAAAGCGAGCATTGACAACCGATGCCCGCCCGTGGCTCCGGTGCGACCATGACGCCGATGCGCGCCCTCAAGATCGTCCTCGAGGTGGTGTTCGTCTGTGGCACCGCGCCCGCGTGGGGGGATCTCCTCGTGGCGAGCTCGGAGACCGACGCGGTACTGCGCTACGACGAGACCACGGGCGCGTTCGTCGCGCCGTTCGTTACCGCGGGCAGCGGCGGGCTCGACCAGCCGCGCGGGATGACGATCGGTCCCGACGGCAAGCTGTACGTCGCGAGCTTCATGACCGACCAGGTGCTGCGCTTCGACGGGACGACCGGCGCGTTCGTCGATGCCTTCGTCGCCGCCGGCAGCGGCGGCCTGAACGGTCCCCAGACGGTCGTCTTCGGTCCCGACGGCAATCTGTACGTGTCGAGCTTCTTCGGGAACTCGGTCCTGCGCTACAACGGGACGACCGGCGCGTTCATCGACGCCTTCGTCGCGTCGGGGAGCGGCGGCCTCCTGGTCGCGGCCGGCATGGCCTTCTCCGGCGGCCGGCTCTACGTGAGCAGCACGCAGACGAACCAGGTGCTGCGCTACGACGGCACGACCGGCGCGTTCGTCGACGCCTTCGTCGCCGCGGCGAGCGGCGGCCTCGACGGCCCCACGGGTCTCCTGTTCGCGACCGGCGGGAGCCTCCTCGTGGCGAGCGTGCGGTCGAACCAGATCCTCCAGTACAACGGGACGACGGGCGCATCGATCGGCGTCTTCGTGGACGACGGGAGCGGCGGTCTCGCGCTTCCCAACTACCTCGTCTCGGGTCCCGACGGGGCCCTCTACGTGAGCAGCACCTTCGGCGACGCCGTGCTGCGCTACGATCAGACGACGGGGGTCTTCGTCGACGCATTCGTTGCGGCGGGGAACGGTGGGCTCGACGGCCCGCTCGGCATGGTGTTCGCCGACCTGCCCCCGGCGTCCACGACCACGACTACGACGACGACCCTGCCGGCCGGGGGGTGTGCGGCCGAGCCGGTCGCCCCGACTTTCCGCTCGCTCAACTGCCGGCTGGGCGCGCTGATCGATCGGACCTCGGGCGAGCCGGCGCTCGGCGCGCTCACGCCGCGGCTGGTCGGCGCCCTCAGCAAGGCGCGCGACCGGAAGGAAGCCGCCGAGAGCAGCTGCG contains:
- a CDS encoding NHL repeat-containing protein; its protein translation is MPARGSGATMTPMRALKIVLEVVFVCGTAPAWGDLLVASSETDAVLRYDETTGAFVAPFVTAGSGGLDQPRGMTIGPDGKLYVASFMTDQVLRFDGTTGAFVDAFVAAGSGGLNGPQTVVFGPDGNLYVSSFFGNSVLRYNGTTGAFIDAFVASGSGGLLVAAGMAFSGGRLYVSSTQTNQVLRYDGTTGAFVDAFVAAASGGLDGPTGLLFATGGSLLVASVRSNQILQYNGTTGASIGVFVDDGSGGLALPNYLVSGPDGALYVSSTFGDAVLRYDQTTGVFVDAFVAAGNGGLDGPLGMVFADLPPASTTTTTTTTLPAGGCAAEPVAPTFRSLNCRLGALIDRTSGEPALGALTPRLVGALSKARDRKEAAESSCAQGQTRKGRTRLKQSIRQVTKYGQRLRSHAARGVPDQVRRPLEAAAETIRRDARTLRGMLACPQDAS
- a CDS encoding M23 family metallopeptidase, translating into MGMWWRQVGTGCLLVCLLAGCTLFGGGASSIDRALRARRLMVPVAGVEPGDVPDTFDAPRAGGRRRHQALDIPAPRGTPIVAADDGVVLELRANRLGGLTIYATDPDRRFVYYYAHLDRYRAGLRRGTTLGKGDVVGYVGTTGNADRAEPHLHFQVMVFPAGGEWWDGTPVDPRPYLASAGRIRD